The following proteins are encoded in a genomic region of uncultured Umboniibacter sp.:
- the ubiE gene encoding bifunctional demethylmenaquinone methyltransferase/2-methoxy-6-polyprenyl-1,4-benzoquinol methylase UbiE: MSKQDKTHFGYSEVPVEEKVEKVAGVFHSVAAKYDIMNDLMSGGVHRLWKKYTIECSAVRPGSKVLDIAGGTGDLTLAFSKLVGSEGQVVLADINSSMLNVGRDRLIDKGVGAQVQYCQANAECLPFPDDYFDCITIAFGLRNVTDKDAALRSFHRVLKPGGRVLVLEFSKPSNPLLSKVYDTYSFKALPFMGKLITDDADSYRYLAESIRMHPDQETLRSMMDDAGFANTKYDNLTGGIVALHRGVKP, encoded by the coding sequence ATGAGCAAGCAAGATAAGACCCACTTTGGTTACTCCGAAGTTCCCGTTGAAGAAAAAGTCGAAAAAGTTGCCGGTGTTTTCCACTCGGTAGCCGCTAAATACGACATCATGAATGATTTGATGTCCGGTGGCGTGCATCGCCTTTGGAAGAAGTACACCATTGAGTGTTCAGCGGTTCGCCCAGGCTCCAAGGTACTCGACATTGCCGGCGGTACGGGTGATCTTACTCTGGCCTTCTCAAAGCTCGTTGGCAGTGAAGGGCAAGTGGTTCTCGCAGACATCAATAGCTCTATGCTCAACGTCGGTCGTGACCGCCTCATCGATAAGGGCGTTGGCGCACAGGTTCAATACTGTCAGGCCAATGCGGAATGTCTGCCCTTTCCCGACGACTACTTTGACTGTATTACCATTGCCTTTGGCCTGAGAAACGTGACCGATAAGGACGCAGCGCTTCGCTCCTTCCATCGCGTGCTGAAGCCCGGCGGCAGGGTATTAGTTCTTGAATTCTCGAAGCCAAGCAACCCATTGCTATCCAAAGTCTATGATACCTACAGCTTCAAGGCACTCCCATTTATGGGTAAGTTAATCACCGACGATGCCGACTCCTACCGCTATCTAGCTGAATCTATTCGCATGCATCCAGACCAGGAAACGCTGCGCAGCATGATGGACGATGCGGGCTTCGCTAATACCAAATATGACAATCTTACCGGCGGCATTGTAGCGCTACATCGAGGTGTTAAGCCTTGA
- a CDS encoding SCP2 sterol-binding domain-containing protein — MIEVAATASLEQAVNGALSLDPGAKHVLAPLNGCVLKLSISSPTITLFAIFSGAEINLYQQYAGDVHLELSGSATEFVAMARNPKSNALIDSGVKAHGQTGVLIKLNEALPKLDLDPEGKLAEWVGPIAAHQIGSGARKLWSGLKQAKVSFDRLAGESIHYEARLAPSSDELAQFSADVRDVQRRFERLEARFNQWKSR; from the coding sequence TTGATCGAGGTCGCTGCCACCGCATCTTTAGAACAGGCTGTGAACGGAGCGCTGTCGCTAGACCCTGGTGCCAAGCATGTGTTGGCGCCACTCAATGGCTGCGTACTAAAGCTGAGTATTAGCTCGCCCACCATAACCCTATTCGCCATATTTTCCGGTGCCGAGATAAACCTCTATCAGCAGTACGCCGGTGATGTGCATTTAGAGCTAAGTGGCAGCGCGACTGAATTCGTCGCTATGGCTCGCAATCCAAAGAGTAATGCGTTAATTGATAGTGGTGTTAAAGCGCATGGGCAAACGGGAGTGTTGATCAAACTCAATGAGGCACTCCCCAAGCTAGATCTAGATCCCGAAGGAAAACTCGCCGAATGGGTGGGCCCTATTGCAGCCCACCAAATTGGCAGTGGGGCTCGCAAGCTCTGGTCAGGGCTGAAGCAAGCTAAAGTTTCCTTTGACCGCCTCGCCGGCGAGTCTATTCACTATGAAGCGAGACTGGCACCATCAAGTGACGAGTTAGCTCAATTTTCTGCGGATGTCCGCGATGTCCAACGTCGCTTCGAGCGTCTTGAAGCACGCTTCAATCAATGGAAATCTCGCTAA
- the ubiB gene encoding ubiquinone biosynthesis regulatory protein kinase UbiB: MFRALKRAFVVLRQLKRFGVHELVAHRLPIGAKLVLLLLGPTDSSWQNKPMGERIRACLESLGPIFVKFGQLLSTRPDLIPHDIAQQLAYLQDKVTPYPSELFMERVEQSLQRPLDEMFASVEPQPLASASVAQVHRATLLDGSEVVIKCLRPDLGSVIDDDIALMHWLARKALQWLPDAKRLRPTEVVSEYQLTIERELDLRIEAGNASLFRRNAHNKGHLYLPEVYWDYCTQDVMVSEYIDGIPVNDMAQIKAQDTNLKILAERGVEIFFTQVFEENFFHADMHPGNIFVSRKNPSNPTYMAVDCAIAGSLSREDQYYLARNLLAIFRRDYRQVAELHIDSGWVPAATRVGDFETTIRSVCEPIFEKPLGEISFGNVLVNLFQTARQFDMQVQPQLVLLQKTLLNIEGMGRQLYPQLDIWATAHPFLENWLKHRFKPTTLWEELKRYGPDWLEKFPQVPNLLFDAIQQAAKPNTEKVEVPAKTKTSRTRALGSVTLVMGIVAGVSAGLVWPELLNRDTALVCGALAVGWVIARLSRT, translated from the coding sequence ATGTTTCGCGCACTCAAACGTGCCTTTGTGGTACTCCGACAACTTAAACGCTTTGGTGTCCATGAACTTGTAGCGCATCGCTTACCTATTGGAGCCAAATTAGTACTACTCCTTTTGGGGCCAACGGATAGCTCCTGGCAGAACAAACCAATGGGCGAACGCATTCGCGCCTGTTTGGAGTCACTGGGCCCAATCTTCGTTAAGTTTGGCCAGTTACTGTCCACCCGCCCAGACTTAATCCCGCACGATATTGCCCAACAACTCGCCTACCTCCAAGACAAAGTCACGCCCTATCCGAGTGAACTGTTCATGGAACGTGTTGAACAGAGTTTACAACGGCCGCTAGATGAAATGTTCGCGTCCGTTGAGCCACAGCCATTGGCTTCGGCCAGTGTCGCACAGGTTCACCGAGCCACGCTATTGGATGGATCTGAAGTCGTCATAAAGTGTCTTCGCCCCGATCTAGGGTCCGTCATTGACGACGATATTGCCCTCATGCACTGGCTTGCTCGCAAGGCACTTCAGTGGCTTCCCGATGCCAAACGCCTGCGACCTACCGAGGTGGTTAGCGAGTACCAACTTACGATAGAGCGCGAACTAGATCTGCGTATTGAAGCAGGCAACGCCTCGCTTTTCCGCCGTAACGCTCATAATAAGGGGCACCTATATCTGCCCGAAGTTTACTGGGACTACTGCACCCAAGATGTCATGGTGTCTGAATACATTGACGGCATCCCCGTCAACGATATGGCGCAGATCAAAGCTCAAGATACAAACCTCAAGATCCTTGCTGAACGCGGTGTGGAGATCTTCTTCACTCAAGTGTTTGAAGAGAACTTCTTTCACGCCGACATGCACCCCGGCAATATCTTCGTGAGCAGAAAGAATCCTAGCAACCCTACCTACATGGCCGTTGATTGTGCCATTGCCGGGTCGCTTAGCCGAGAGGATCAATACTATTTAGCCCGCAACCTATTGGCGATTTTCCGTCGCGACTACCGTCAAGTGGCGGAGCTACATATCGATTCCGGTTGGGTACCCGCTGCCACTCGCGTCGGTGATTTTGAAACCACAATCCGCTCCGTGTGCGAACCGATCTTCGAGAAGCCCCTAGGCGAGATTTCCTTTGGTAACGTGCTAGTCAACCTATTCCAAACGGCAAGACAGTTTGATATGCAGGTTCAGCCGCAACTAGTGCTATTGCAAAAGACGCTACTCAACATTGAAGGAATGGGTCGCCAGCTTTATCCGCAGCTGGATATTTGGGCTACCGCTCACCCCTTCTTGGAAAACTGGCTGAAGCATCGCTTTAAACCAACCACGTTGTGGGAGGAGCTAAAGCGCTATGGTCCCGACTGGTTAGAGAAGTTCCCGCAAGTTCCTAATTTGTTATTTGATGCCATCCAGCAGGCGGCTAAGCCAAACACGGAAAAGGTTGAAGTCCCTGCAAAGACCAAGACTTCGCGCACCCGCGCCTTAGGTTCGGTAACGCTGGTGATGGGTATTGTGGCAGGCGTCAGTGCAGGCCTGGTCTGGCCGGAACTACTTAACCGTGACACCGCGCTAGTCTGTGGTGCTCTCGCGGTGGGTTGGGTAATAGCTCGGTTAAGCCGTACTTAA
- the hisI gene encoding phosphoribosyl-AMP cyclohydrolase encodes MNKLLSDIKFNDQGLVAVIAQCVHTKDVLMMAWMNAEAVTLTLKEERAVYYSRSRQSLWRKGEQSGNVQKLHRFDLDCDGDTILLTVEQIGGIACHTGRGNCFYKTASDNGWQINQNVIKSPKAMYNE; translated from the coding sequence ATGAATAAGCTACTGAGTGACATCAAGTTCAATGATCAAGGGCTGGTCGCGGTCATTGCTCAGTGCGTTCACACCAAAGACGTTTTAATGATGGCATGGATGAATGCAGAGGCCGTGACCTTAACGCTTAAAGAAGAGCGTGCCGTTTACTATTCCCGCTCGAGGCAGTCGCTATGGCGGAAGGGTGAGCAGAGTGGCAATGTACAGAAACTGCACCGTTTCGACCTAGATTGCGACGGCGATACCATCCTGTTAACCGTTGAACAGATAGGCGGAATTGCCTGCCATACCGGTCGTGGCAACTGTTTTTACAAAACAGCGAGTGACAATGGTTGGCAGATCAACCAGAATGTGATCAAAAGTCCGAAGGCAATGTATAATGAATGA
- a CDS encoding phosphoribosyl-ATP diphosphatase, which produces MNDIIAQLETTIQARIDSADENSSYVSQLHNKGLNKILEKVGEECTELVLAAKDYENGSDVESLPKEAADVLFHMMVMLNHLGLSINDVTQVLASRTQQSGLEEKASRG; this is translated from the coding sequence ATGAATGACATAATTGCGCAGCTTGAAACAACTATTCAAGCGCGAATCGATAGTGCTGATGAAAACAGCTCGTACGTATCTCAGCTACACAACAAAGGTCTGAATAAGATCTTAGAGAAAGTTGGCGAAGAGTGTACCGAGCTAGTGTTAGCGGCCAAGGATTATGAGAACGGCAGTGATGTTGAATCACTCCCTAAGGAAGCAGCCGACGTGCTGTTTCACATGATGGTTATGCTCAACCACTTGGGTTTAAGCATCAACGACGTTACACAGGTGCTTGCCTCGCGCACGCAGCAAT